GGTCAGCACCGCGGCGATGTCACTCTTCACCGCGGGCAGGTCCAGGCCGTTGAACGCTGCGGCGTAATCGAATTCGCCTCCGAGCGGATTCGCGACCACCGGATTCTTGGCCAGGATCTTCAGATTCAGCCGGTTCGGCCACCAGTTCTGATTGGCGCTGCCCTGGGCCGGGTACGGCGCGCGAGTGTGCGCGACCGGGCAGCCGCCCGAGCTCTCGGCCGGTCCCTCGGCGATGACATTGTGATCGGTGTTGCTCTCGGACAATGGAATTCCCTTTCACACACAGTGGATCAACGGCTGTCGGGAGTCGGCAGCAGAGCACAGTCGGGACACCGGCCCCAATAGATGACCTCGGCCTCGTCGATGGTGAAGCCGCTGCTGTCGGCGGCGGTCAGGCAGGGTGTCGCGCCGATCGCACAGTCGACATCGGCGATGGCGCCACACAAGCGGCACACGACATGGTGGTGGTTGTCCCCCACCCGGGTCTCGTACCGCGCCACGGAGCCCGTCGGCTGGATGCGGCGCAGCAGCCCGGCGCCGGTCAGCACCCGCAGTACGTCGTATACGGCCTGGTGGGACACCGTTTCCAGGGCCTCGCGGACGAGGCCGATGAGGGTGTCCGTATCGGAGTGCGGATGGTCGTGCGCCGCGGCCAGCACCGCCAGTCGCGGTGCTGTCACACGCAGAGCGGCCGCTCGGAGCATCCGCTCGAAGTCCGACACAGTGGACACATTCAGAAGTATGACTCATTCCAGACTGGGTGGGGCGGGATTCCGGCGAATCACCCCCCGCCGATAGGCTCGGCCCAGAGCATCCCACGAACGAAGGAGCGGCAAGCGTGGATCGCATCGGAGTCATCGGCGGCGGCACCATGGGGGCCGGAATCGCCGAGGTCGCGGCCCGGAACGGCGGTAGCGTGCTGGTCCTCGAGCGCGACCGGGAGGCCGCCGACGCGGCCGTCGCGCGGATCGAGACCTCCTTGGCGCGGGCCGTGAAGTCCGGCCGGCTGGAGCAGGCGGCGGCCGACGAGGCCCGCGGCCGGATCACCCTCACCACCACGATCGGCGATTTCGCCGATCGGGAACTGGTGGTCGAGGCGGCCCCCGAGATCGAGTCGCTGAAGACGGAGTTCTTCGCCGAACTCGACGCGCTGGTCTCGCCCGAGACCATCCTGGCCACGAACACCTCCTCGATCCCGGTGGTCCGGATCGCCAACGCCACCACCCGCCCCGAGCGGGTGCTCGGTATCCACTTCTTCAACCCGGTGCCGGTGCTGCCGCTGGTCGAGATCGTGGTCAGCCTGAAGACCGACCGCGCGGTCGCCGACCAGGCCACCGCGTGGGCCCGCGACACCCTCGGCAAGCGCACCATCGAATCCAAGGATCAGGCCGGTTTCATCGTCAACGCGCTGCTGATCCCCTACCTGTGCTCGGCGATCCGCATGCTGGAATCCGGCTTCGCCCGCCCCGAGGACATCGACGAGGGCATGGTGTCCGGCTGTGCCCATCCGATGGGCCCGCTGCGGCTCACCGACACCATCGGCCTCGACGTCACCCTCGCCGTCGCCGAATCGCTGTACGAGGAGTTCCGCGAGCCGCACTACGCACCGCCGGTGTTGTTGCGCCGCATGGTCGAATCCGGCTATCTGGGCCGGAAGACCAAGCGCGGGTTCTACACCTACTGATCCGCCGCCCGCCGCCACCGAATCCGCTCGCGCCGAACGGATTTTGTGGCGGCGGTGGCATCTCCGCAGGACGCCACGGGAACGCCTGTGAAGATCACCGAAACATTCCCCGGTACATCGGATTTCCGTAGACTCGTCACGAACTCCCGCCGCAGAAAGTCGTGACCGTGAATCGACATGCCCTCACCGCCGCGTTCGCCGGCACCCTGCTGCTGTCCGCGACCGGCGCCGCCGCCGGTGCGGCCATCCCGCTGGAGCCGAGCAGCACGCCGAACACCGAGGCGACCGCTGCGGCACCCGGCAAACCCACGGCCCAGGATGTGGTGAGCACCGGTTCGGCCGCCGGTCAGGCGTTCTGTGTCATCTCCGGCAGCGCGATCTCACTGCTCGGCAGCACCCACCTCACCTGCACTCCCTGACCCGCGTCACCGGTTGTCGGCGTTGCCGGCCTTCCACGCCGCCCAGGGAACGTTCCAGTCCCCGAGCCCGTCCACACCCGACAACGTGTCACCGGACGTGTTCCGCACGACGGCGACATCACCGCGTTTGGCGTTCTCGTAGACCCAGCGGGCATCCTCCGGGCTGAGATTCAGGCAGCCGTGGCTGGTGTCGTAGGAGCCCTGCGCACCCACCGACCACGGCGCCGAATGCATGAAGGTGCCGTTGTAGGACATGCGCGTGGCGTAGTCGACCGGCGTCCGATATCCGTCCGGGGAGTTCGACGGAACGCCGTAGGTCGACGAATCCATGATGATCTGCTCGTTCCGGTCGGCGATGATGTAGATGCCGTTCTCGGTGGGGGTCGAATCCTTGCCCATCGAGGTCGGCATGGT
This DNA window, taken from Nocardia sp. BMG111209, encodes the following:
- a CDS encoding Fur family transcriptional regulator, translating into MSTVSDFERMLRAAALRVTAPRLAVLAAAHDHPHSDTDTLIGLVREALETVSHQAVYDVLRVLTGAGLLRRIQPTGSVARYETRVGDNHHHVVCRLCGAIADVDCAIGATPCLTAADSSGFTIDEAEVIYWGRCPDCALLPTPDSR
- a CDS encoding 3-hydroxybutyryl-CoA dehydrogenase — protein: MDRIGVIGGGTMGAGIAEVAARNGGSVLVLERDREAADAAVARIETSLARAVKSGRLEQAAADEARGRITLTTTIGDFADRELVVEAAPEIESLKTEFFAELDALVSPETILATNTSSIPVVRIANATTRPERVLGIHFFNPVPVLPLVEIVVSLKTDRAVADQATAWARDTLGKRTIESKDQAGFIVNALLIPYLCSAIRMLESGFARPEDIDEGMVSGCAHPMGPLRLTDTIGLDVTLAVAESLYEEFREPHYAPPVLLRRMVESGYLGRKTKRGFYTY